In the genome of Nymphaea colorata isolate Beijing-Zhang1983 chromosome 9, ASM883128v2, whole genome shotgun sequence, one region contains:
- the LOC116259935 gene encoding probable pathogenesis-related protein ARB_02861, which produces MEDVNWNLVLVALWACLAAVATTADDVPPVLVDPSSSYGQQQCITKCGTCPVICAPPPPSVPSMAAPPPTNPATEPPPPPPPSGGHHHTPSSPPPPPSQSTIYPYPYYFFYSSGSSSPVAVPVGHALLFVLSLFIAFLFLV; this is translated from the coding sequence ATGGAAGATGTAAACTGGAATTTAGTGTTGGTGGCTTTGTGGGCATGCTTGGCAGCGGTGGCGACGACCGCCGACGATGTTCCTCCCGTTCTGGTGGATCCTTCTTCTTCCTACGGCCAGCAACAGTGCATAACCAAGTGCGGCACCTGCCCTGTCATATGCGCCCCACCACCGCCATCCGTCCCTTCCATGGCCGCTCCTCCACCCACCAACCCTGCAACGGaacctccaccaccacctcccCCTAGTGGCGGTCACCATCACACTCCATCGTCACCCCCACCGCCACCGTCTCAGTCGACCATTTACCCTTATCCCTATTACTTCTTTTACTCTTCTGGATCCTCATCACCTGTAGCTGTACCAGTTGGACATGCTCTTCTCTTCGTGTTGTCATTGTTTATCgcgtttctttttcttgtttga